The genomic region TATCGCATTTAATTTTATTTTCAGCCTGGTCATTTATGCTACTACGGCGTTCTTTGCCAAAGCAATTTTTAGCGCCTATAATGCCGAAGGTCTTATTTTACAATATTCCGAAGATTATTACCAGATACGTGCCCTTGGATATCCTATAACCCTGGTCACATTCGCCATATTTGGGATTTTTAGAGGATTACAGAACACTTTGTGGGCCATGAAGTGTAGTTTGACCGGGGCAGCAGTAAACGTTGTACTGGATTATCTCCTGGTTTACGGGGTAGACGGACTCATACCTCCACTGCACCTTAAAGGTGCAGCTTATGCCAGTTTAGCGGCCCAGGGAACCATGTTAGTGATGGCGCTATGGTTCTTTTTCAAAAAAACTCCCTTTCATTTAAAACTGAGCTTCAATATAAATCCAAGAATGCGAGGCCTGCTTATCATGGCAGCCAATCTTTTTGTAAGAACGGCAGCCCTTAATTTCGCCATTTACCTGGCTAATGCCTATGCCACAGATTATGGTAAGAATTATATCGCTGCGCAGAGTATACTAATGAACATCTGGTTGTTTTTCAGCTTCTTCATTGATGGCTACGCCAACGCCGGGAATGCGATTGGAGGCAAATTACTGGGAGCTCATGATTACAAGAACTTATGGGAACTCAGCAAGAAAATAAGTAAATACGCCGTGATGATCGCACTTATTTTAATGAGTCTGTGTGCTATTTTATATGACCAGATAGGATTGCTTTTCAATAAAGAAGCAAGTGTACTGGCAATATTCTCGTCGGTATTTTGGATCGTTCTTTTAATGCAACCAGTGAATGCCATTGCTTTTATGTTCGATGGCATCTTTAAAGGCCTTGGAGAAGCAAAATATCTTAGAAATGTTTTACTTGTAGCTACCTTTTTAGGCTTTACTCCTGCCCTTTTAATTTCAGATCACTTCGGTTTGAAATTATATGGTATCTGGATCGCCTTTTTTGTCTGGATGCTTATTAGAAGTAGTACGCTGGTTATATATTTCAGAAGGAAATACTTGCAGAAGGACGTTTAGATTGTGTTAACCAAGCCTCTGCTTTCCCACAATATCCTTAACTTTGGTGAAAACCCTATTTTTTATGACAACCAGCCGCGAAAACGGAAGTTTATATACCAATATCAAAGATAAGATCGCTACTGTAGAATTTGGTCACCCGGCCAGCAATTCATTTCCCTCAGTTCTTTTAGACCGATTGGAAAAGGAAATCATTCAACTTTCAGATAACGACGATGTAAATATTATTCTGTTAAGGTCTGAAGGCGAAAAAGCCTTTTGTGCCGGTGCCTCTTTCAATGAACTTATCGAGATCAATGACCTTGAATCTGGAAGAAAGTTCTTCTCGGGATTTGCGAATGTGATCAACGCGATGCGTGAATGCAAAAAGCTCATCGTGGGAAGGGTTCAGGGGAAGACCGTTGGTGGCGGAGTAGGTTTAGCAGCTGCTTGTGATTATGCATTTGCAACAGATGCTGCGGCGATAAAATTATCTGAATTAAGTATAGGGATAGGGCCTTTTGTGATCGCTCCGGCTGTAGAAAGAAAAATAGGCGTTGGTGCTCTCGCCGAACTCAGCCTTGCGCCACACGAATGGAAAAACGCATACTGGGCTAAGGAAAAAGGTTTATATGCCCGGGTTTTTGAAACTATAAAAGCGATGGATAAAGAAGTAGAGATTTTCACGGAAAAACTGGCTTCTTATAATCCAGTAGCATTAATGCAGATGAAGAAAACCTTATGGAAAAATACAGATCATTGGGCACATACTCTATATGAAAATGCGGGAATATCAGGGGAACTGGTACTTTCTGAATTCACCAAGGAAGCACTTGCTAAATTTAAAAAATAGCGCTGCTTTTCCTTTTTCACGTTTAAAACCAAAACCATGATGCAGGAACATTTACCAAAAGATAAAGACCCAAGCGAAGTACAGGAATGGGGTTGGACTTTAAAAGAGTTCATCACCGAGAATTTCTGGTATTTACTGGCTATCCTGGTTTTGCTGGCATTATTCTTTTATGCCCGTCATCGCTGGAATGTAAGAAATTCACGAAAATATAAGAACTAATGGATCAGGACACCTGGGAAATTTTCAGCTTTTTAAGCGGCATGGGATTCTGGTTAATCCTGGCCATTATCCTCATCGGAGTTTTCGTTTACAAGAAATTCCGCAAATAATTTAGCGCGTCTTTAGCCAGCCCGTGATACTTAAGCGTGGAACCTTTACCGGTTTTACCTCGTGCTCGAGTTCCTGGCTTTCGAAGATCACCACACGACCAGGGAAAGGATACAGATTGATCGTTTTTTCTTCACCTTTTTCGTGGGTATAAATAGCTAGTTCTCCGCCGTTTTCAGGCGTCCAGTCTTCATTGTTCAGATAGCAAACCATGGATAATTTCCTTCTTCCGTCATTCTGAAAGGTATCTAAATGCCTCTTATAAAAAGTTT from Gramella sp. MT6 harbors:
- a CDS encoding MATE family efflux transporter, whose translation is MENSVSFKNINKIAIPAIIAGIAEPLISLTDIAVIGNVDENSIEALAAAGIVGSFLSAIIWIVAQTKTAISAIVSQHLGANRLHAVKTLIPQAIAFNFIFSLVIYATTAFFAKAIFSAYNAEGLILQYSEDYYQIRALGYPITLVTFAIFGIFRGLQNTLWAMKCSLTGAAVNVVLDYLLVYGVDGLIPPLHLKGAAYASLAAQGTMLVMALWFFFKKTPFHLKLSFNINPRMRGLLIMAANLFVRTAALNFAIYLANAYATDYGKNYIAAQSILMNIWLFFSFFIDGYANAGNAIGGKLLGAHDYKNLWELSKKISKYAVMIALILMSLCAILYDQIGLLFNKEASVLAIFSSVFWIVLLMQPVNAIAFMFDGIFKGLGEAKYLRNVLLVATFLGFTPALLISDHFGLKLYGIWIAFFVWMLIRSSTLVIYFRRKYLQKDV
- a CDS encoding enoyl-CoA hydratase/isomerase family protein codes for the protein MTTSRENGSLYTNIKDKIATVEFGHPASNSFPSVLLDRLEKEIIQLSDNDDVNIILLRSEGEKAFCAGASFNELIEINDLESGRKFFSGFANVINAMRECKKLIVGRVQGKTVGGGVGLAAACDYAFATDAAAIKLSELSIGIGPFVIAPAVERKIGVGALAELSLAPHEWKNAYWAKEKGLYARVFETIKAMDKEVEIFTEKLASYNPVALMQMKKTLWKNTDHWAHTLYENAGISGELVLSEFTKEALAKFKK